Within Candidatus Kapaibacterium thiocyanatum, the genomic segment GTCCAATTCGAACAACAACTATTTTCGCAAATCTAGAGTTCTCATACCCTGACAAGCCTAACGGGGGAAGATCATCGCTGTTCGCAAAAGTCACAACATCCATCCATGACATTGGGATATCCGTCCCAACGTATTCCTGCAGTATGGGCATATACTTCATTTCACTTTGTTGAGTTGATTCCAGGGAATGAATATTCCAACTGACCCCTTGTGTTTGCCCACAATATAGTCGCCGTATTCATTAGCATCATGAATCCAGTGCAATCCATCTGCATCTGCTTTGAAAACCTTAGCGGTAGAAACCCGCCGTGCCCGCCAGTACCACGGAGCGGTTGGGACGCTCCATGCCGTAGGCGTCGTATTCGGCGACGGTGTACAACTCGCTCCTGAAACCGCCGCCGCCGTCCGGCAGCTTCATGTCGCTGATGACGCCGCGCACCGAGCCGAGGTGGTCGGTGAGCTCGTAGCGGCGGGGGCTAAATCTACTGTTATCTGCGGATTGGCTAATTTGAGTCACGGGAACAGGGCAGTGTAATACATACGTATTCGTGTGCAGCACCACGTCGCTTCTTCCCACCAGCTGAAAAACTCCAATGCCAACCACCAACGCAACCATCCTCGATACCACCAAGACGTATGGCCTAGCCAGTGAAACCTTGGCCGCCGCAGGTAATCTACAAGAACGTGGAGCGGTCTTTACGCGGACTGAAGTTGTAGAATTCATTCTTGACTTGGTCGGTTATACCGAGGATAGATTCCTTTATCAGCAGACCATTCTTGAGCCTTCGTTTGGTGGCGGCGATTTCCTGTTGCCCATCATCAGGCGTTTGGTACGATCATGGCGTCATGTACGTACAAACACTACTGCGTTGGACGATCTATCGAGTGCCCTTGTCGGTGTTGAACTGCACCGTTCGACCTTTGAACTGACCACCACAGCGGTTATCAATCTACTGGTGGAAGAAGGGTTGGACATCAGCACTGCAAAGGAGCTTACTACTCGCTGGCTGTACCAAGGTGATTTCCTCCTACTACCGTTAAATGACACCTTTGACTTCGTCGTCGGTAACCCCCCATATATCCGACAGGAACGTATTCCGCCTGTACTTCTGACGGAATATCGTCGACGATTCCATACAATGTTCGATCGAGCGGACATCTATGTAGCATTCATTGAACGTTCACTTACACTCCTCAAAGAGGGCGGTAGTTTAGGCTTCATCTGTGCGGATCGCTGGATGAAGAATCGCTATGGGGGGCCACTTCGAAAGCTCATCGATAAGAACTACCATCTTAAGGTGTATGTCGATATGTTCGACACGCCGGCTTTCCAGTCGAGTGTCGTCGCGTATCCAGCCATCACCATTTTTACGAAGCAGCGCAGCGGTCCTACGCGAATCGTCCATCAGCCCGAGATTACCAGTGAGACCCTTCGAATGCTAGCAACCGCACTTCGGAATGAACATACGGCACCTACCAATCTCTCCATCGAAGAAATCCCTCATATTTCTAATGGTGCCGAGCCATGGCTGATACAATCGCACGATCAGGTATCCTTGATGAAACGCTTGGAACGTACTTATCCAACGATTGAACAAGCCGGCTGTAAAGTTGGAATAGGCGTGGCAACCGGAGCGGACAGCGTTTTCATTGCCGCGTATGATGACTTGGACGTCGAGGACGAGTGCAAGATTCCTTTGGTAATGACCAAGGATATTTCCTCAGGTACTGTTAACTGGCGAGGGTATGGTGTGATCAATCCATTCTCTCCTACGGGAGGACTGGTAGACCTCAAACACCACCCTCGACTACGTGCCTACCTCGAACAACACAAAGACATTCTACTACGTCGGCACTGCGCCCAAAAGTCACGGGCACAATGGTATCGTACGATTGACCGCATTCATCCCGGTCTCACCTCAGTGCCCAAGTTGCTCATACCTGACATCAAGGGTTATGCCCACATAGTATATGAAAATGGCACTCTGTATCCACATCATAATTTGTACTACATAACTTCGAAGGACTGGAACTTGCATGCACTGCAAGCTGTGCTCCTGTCCGATGTAGTGAAGCTTGTCATTTCAATGTATTCAACGAAAATGCGCGGCGGCTTTCTGCGGTTCCAAGCCCAGCACTTGCGACGAATTCATGTCCCATTCTGGCATGATGTATCGGAGTCCTTGCGCTGCCGTCTTGTCCAGTCCGCACAATCGTTCGATATTGACGCTTGTAACGCAGCGGTATACGAGCTCTACCATTTAACGCCGGATGAACGTTCAGCCATTGGAGGCACATAAGGACTATGGCTCTTGATCTTGTCAACTATGAACAAAAGGCGAAAGAGGCAGTAAAAGCCTTCTGGGGTAGTCGAGAATCTGCTCGACAAAAACAGGTAGAGTCCGGCAAGACTGATCAAGGTGAACGGGCTGGAGTAACTGGTGGCAAGAACATGGATGGCTTTCTTGCATTGGTCATCGACATTGTTCGCGCCAATGGTCTCGATCATGCGAAAGTTTATCAGAACAGAGCAATGCTGACGCTTCCGGGATACTTCCGTCCGACAAAGCTCTGGGACGTCTTGGTCGTCCACCAAAATCAATTGGTCGCCGCTATTGAATTGAAGAGTCAAGTTGGACCCTCCTTCGGAAATAACTTTAATAATCGTGTTGAAGAGGCTATTGGTACTGCCCATGACCTGTGGACGGCTTATCGTGAAGGAGCGTTTGGCAAGCAGCCACGCCCCTTTGTCGGGTGGTTGATGATGGTCGAAGATGCTGCCAAATCGCGGACGATAGTACGCGACAGGTCCCCCCATTTTCCGGTCTTCCCCGAGTTCAATCAAGCCTCATACTTAAAACGATACGATCTATTATGTCAGCGTCTGATACAAGAACAACTCTACACCACGGCAGCCGTACTGGCATCGGAACGAAGTGGTATTAATACGGGAGTATTCACCACGTTCTCGGAAATGACCAACCTGAAGACCTTTATAACGTCACTTGCTGGACACGTTGCAGCAGAAGCCGCACGTCTAGGATAGTTCTTTACCTCAGCGGGTGGTGATCCTGCACAGCTTCCTTATGGATGTCCACTTGTGACTGCTGGTAGCGTTCGGTAGAGCTTGGGTATTTGTGTCCAGCGAAGACCTTCACCACACGTACGTCGTGCCCCTGACGCAGAAGGTTGGCTATGACGCTCTGGCGAATGAGTTGAGGGTTGATGTTCCGCTTGCCGAAGACGTTGATGTAGTGTTTGTGCAGATGTTTTCCGATGTCGTTCTGGGTCAGTGGACGACCGGACGAGGTGATGAGCAGGTGGTCGTTATCCGCAGAAGGACTCTCCATGATCGCCAGACGTTCGGTTTCGAGGTAGCGGTGGAGCAGCAATATCTGTGTTGGCTTCAACGGTAGCTCCCGGCCATTGAGCGTTGCCGAGGCCTTGATGGTGATCATTCCGGAATGAAGATCGACGTCGGTCGTGCGCAGGTTCTCCAGTTCGGCAGGAGTAAGGGCTTGGTGGACGAGCAGGCCCATCAGGACACAGTGACGGTATTCCAGCGGAGTTGGGGCCTCGTCCGTGGTCTTGACCAAGAGGTCCAGATCGTCGACCGACAGCAGGTCCTGGAGTTGCATATCCTTTCGTGGACGTCCCCGGAGTTGGACCGAACGCGTAGGGTTATCCGGGCGGATACCACGTTCGTGCAGGACGTCGTAGAACGCACACAAGGCGGAGAGTACCTTCTGGATGGTAGATGCTCCGTAGCGTCGCCGAAGGCTTCCGAGGTAGGCAAGAACATCATTATTGGAAGCCGTTGCTGAGTTCGCCACCACGGAGCAGAAGGCCGTGATGTCCCTAAGGTAGGTTTCGGTAGTGCCGTGCGTATATGATCTTCGGAGACACTCCCGAAGGTCATCATCGGGTAGAATACTCACGGAAGGTGTTCTTCGGACACTGGTTCGCAGTGCAGCTTCTTGAGTTGCCCCGCGCTGACCTTCGTGTACACCTGGGTGGTCTCCAGATGCTTGTGACCAAGGAAGTCCGGGACTTGCGCCAGCGGAAGACCGTCTTCGAGAAGATGCGTAGAGATACTGTGACGCAGGTAGTGCAAGGACACGGGACGCTGGAGCCCGGATCGCTTAGTGATGGTCTTCAGTATCCAATGCCAACCATCGTCGTTAAGGCGTTGTCCGCGTTGGTTGAACATGAAGGGCGTTCCGGTGTGCTCTTCCCCGTCTTCCTGTGCTTCCCAGGATACGGGTGGTTCGGACTTCTGGT encodes:
- a CDS encoding modification methylase PaeR7I; translated protein: MPTTNATILDTTKTYGLASETLAAAGNLQERGAVFTRTEVVEFILDLVGYTEDRFLYQQTILEPSFGGGDFLLPIIRRLVRSWRHVRTNTTALDDLSSALVGVELHRSTFELTTTAVINLLVEEGLDISTAKELTTRWLYQGDFLLLPLNDTFDFVVGNPPYIRQERIPPVLLTEYRRRFHTMFDRADIYVAFIERSLTLLKEGGSLGFICADRWMKNRYGGPLRKLIDKNYHLKVYVDMFDTPAFQSSVVAYPAITIFTKQRSGPTRIVHQPEITSETLRMLATALRNEHTAPTNLSIEEIPHISNGAEPWLIQSHDQVSLMKRLERTYPTIEQAGCKVGIGVATGADSVFIAAYDDLDVEDECKIPLVMTKDISSGTVNWRGYGVINPFSPTGGLVDLKHHPRLRAYLEQHKDILLRRHCAQKSRAQWYRTIDRIHPGLTSVPKLLIPDIKGYAHIVYENGTLYPHHNLYYITSKDWNLHALQAVLLSDVVKLVISMYSTKMRGGFLRFQAQHLRRIHVPFWHDVSESLRCRLVQSAQSFDIDACNAAVYELYHLTPDERSAIGGT
- a CDS encoding restriction endonuclease, translating into MALDLVNYEQKAKEAVKAFWGSRESARQKQVESGKTDQGERAGVTGGKNMDGFLALVIDIVRANGLDHAKVYQNRAMLTLPGYFRPTKLWDVLVVHQNQLVAAIELKSQVGPSFGNNFNNRVEEAIGTAHDLWTAYREGAFGKQPRPFVGWLMMVEDAAKSRTIVRDRSPHFPVFPEFNQASYLKRYDLLCQRLIQEQLYTTAAVLASERSGINTGVFTTFSEMTNLKTFITSLAGHVAAEAARLG